The Dermacentor silvarum isolate Dsil-2018 chromosome 11, BIME_Dsil_1.4, whole genome shotgun sequence region CACACGCCATGCACAGTGTCTCTGGATATTTTTTTTCcagcccccccttttttttttcctttaaattTTGGGCTGCAAAGTTGGAGGTGCAGCACTTGCACGGGTGCAGATAGTGTAGATATAGTGTAGCCTCCGTGCGAATTTTCCATTTGAAATACGAGTGGACGTATTGTGAAAGGCTCGCAAAAGTAGACATTCttgataactaaaaaaaaaaaaaagccggcgtTACCGTGACTTGGAGTGCACAACTCCTTGGCATGCGCTCCAAGGTTGGGTGCCATCTGCAGCTCGCCAAGCAATGTCGGAGGCAGCATGCTGCGACTTGCGTCATACCCGTAAACGACCAAGTGCACGTGTTGCGTGCTTAGGTGCTACGTGAAGGTTGCCAATAGAAAATTTAGGCAACTACCAGCTCCACAGCTGTGCTAAGATcgtttcatgaaagggaaaattgtcatccacccgacagTATTACACTGCTATAAAGGAAACACAATATTGGTTTCTCAGAAAGCTTTCTCAGTTGAATTTGTGTGTCAGGATTGTTTCAGTAGTATGTACTTCTCGCTTATTACCAATTTAGCTGAAGTGACATTTTTATTACGGTTGACCTCTGAACAGCCTGTATTCAACCTAGCAGTCATAGGCAACATAGCCCTCGTACCTTTGACTAGGCGTATTCTTTGGGGCCTGTACTTCAGTTTTGTGTGCAGAGTTTTGTGGGTTACTGCGCCTCATTCGCCACACGTCCTTCCCCGTTGCAGGCGAGGACATTGTGTTCCTGGCGACAGACATCAACCTGCCCGGTGCGGTCGACTGGGTGATGATGCAGTCGTGCTTTGGCCACCACTTCATGCTGGTGCTGGAAAAACAAGAGAAGTACGACGGCCACCAGCAGTTCTTTGCTGTGGTGCAGCTCATCGGCTCGCGCAAGCAGGCCGACAACTTCATCTACCGGCTCGAGCTCAATGGCCACAAGCGCCGGCTCACCTGGGAGGCCACGCCGCGCAGCATCCATGAGGGCGTCCAGGCGGCCATCATGAGCAGCGACTGCCTCGTCTTCGACACCAGCATTGCCCAACTGTTTGCCGACAGCGGCAACCTCGGCATCAACGTCACCATCTCGCTGTCCTGAGCGGCGTTTCGCATACTGCGTGCGTGCTTCGGTGCGGACGCGTGTGGCAAAGAGTGTGTGGCACTCCTCGTGAATTGCTAGTGGCCTGCAAAGGAACATTGTGACGTGCGCATCAACATCACCGTCTTACCACTTTGTGTGCTGTATTGCGCAAATCGTACATTACGCTTCCGAGGATGTGCCGTAGTCTTGTGCGAGCTCAACACGGAGGACTAAGCGGAGGTCTTCACGTGAAGTTCAGTGCAGTGAAGGTTGTCAGTGCATTTGCGGAACAATGGCGTGGGGACTGTGGGATTTTCCACGTTTTTTTGGGCATGGATCATCACCATTTCGTGTGTATGACCGAGACAGCTCTTTCGTCGACCTCGGTGACGAAGCATCAGCGTACTACAGAGGTCTACCCCTTGCTCGACTTGTTTCGTCTGCGTCCAGCGAAGCTCCCATCGCACCGCTGCAAGACGCAGTGGACGACGCTCATTCAATAGGTCGTTACCCAATGCCATCACATCAGCTGTACGCCTTTGACAAAGCTTAGTGTGGCATTTTTATGCCTCCCTACACTAGTGTTCGGTGCACAGGTAGGTAATACTGGTTGCAACCACAGGCACGAAGCTACACTCACAGCAGTGATGTGCCTGGACAGCTGTGTTTGTGACACGTATTTATGGAGTGTGTCTAACTTTTTTGCATTGCCATTTTGCAGTGCAGACACTAAATAGTGTCACCTGTAGCGAACCAGGCTGCAGCACTGCATTCCTGGACAAGTTGTCTGGGCACAGGCTCAAGCAGCTTATCTTTAAAATGAAGCAACGGCTGCCTTGTATACTGAAGCACGCCTTCAAGTGTTTCTCAAAACTGCTGGGACTTCATTCGCAAGGCGCGAGTGATCTCGAGGGCTTTAGGGAATGCACTTGGAGACGGACATTTTAAGCTTCCTGCACGCATCAGTGTCACTGGCTCATAGTCATCTGTTGCTCACTTGATCACCTTGTCAGGAGCCATTGGAGGTGGAGACACAGAATCGACATCTTAGCGCGACAGACTAAGCCGTTCAAGCCTCCGAACAAAATGCCTGTGTACTGCGACTGTCAGCAGTGTCAAGGTGGGCCATGTCTTGCAATCGCCGTCGGGGCGACATGCAACTTTGTTCTCATTGGTCCGTTTAACTTGTCGGGACGGTAGCGCTAGGCTCTGTTGCGGCACGCCGAGTCTTTCGAGATGCCTGAAAGCACTGAATTCAGTTTTTAACCCCACACTTGCAGCCCATCCTCACGTGGAAAGACAAAAACTGCAAATGAAAGCTTCCGAAAGGTTGCACGGCCGCATTATGTAAAACTGGTGCAACAGTGAATACTTAACGACTGACCTGTACATCTTGAGGTCGTACTGAaccaaaagaaggaaaaaaaatgtgattTGATGGACTGTACCTGGAACATTTGCGAGCACATTCCTAGTGCCGCGAGCGATGGGCAGCCCAAGGTCTTTCCACGACTTTCCTGCACAGCAGCTTTCGCTGTTGCCTGTCTCTTGAATGGACAAGCGCCATCGCAGAAGGCCCGCGACATCACCTGATCCATCTGCCCGCAAGCTCCGTTGTGTTCACAAACGCTCTGCACACTGCCGCCTAAACTTTCGAGGCCACCGTGCATCAATGATGCACGGCATATATTTTTCAGACGTACGTGCCCCGGTGGACTGCTTGCGGCTAATGAGTGACAAATTCGTCCATGTTTAACACTTTGATTGGCAATTACTCTTTCTTGGCTTTCACTGCACAGACGTAATCGGAATGGTTGTTCCAATTTTAAATCTCTCCTGCTTGTCAAATGTCGCCAGCTTCTGGCGTCGTCCCTGACAACATAGTTAAAAGATGGTGGGCGAGGTTAATGCAGGTAAGGAGGCGTTGGCCGACGCTGTCCTCTGCAGCAAACGCAGGAATCCAAGAGGCACAGAAGTCCCTCTGGATTTGCAGAAGCGATGGAACTTGATCAAACGCTGCCCAAAGAGAACCGGAGGGAGAGGGCCAACTAAAGCTTCACTTAATATACAAGACGTAGACATTTCACGACGAACCGACTTAAGTGACGCTGCGAGACTTTTTACGACTCGGCAGCCGGTTCGTTGGCTTGCCTACGGAGGGACATGTGGTGAAAGAAATGTGTTGTTTTGGCCCTGCTATTTTCATGCCAACAGCTAGATTGGTTTTAAGTCTCGACATTGCCTGTATGCTGAATTCAGAGACGCAATTCTTTCTTGAAGGACGAGAAAAGAACTGTACATATGTTGCATAGTATGGAAATAAATCTTTTAGTACCAACGACAGGTTTTTGAGAGGAATGGTATACATTGGTTCGAGACGATAGTACTCTCTCGTCGCTGGTTGTTTACTCAACAAATTTTTTTTCCGCCATTCTTGCGAAACCCCCGAACATGTATGAAATGCAACTCGCATCAACCACGTCATCGCTGCAAAACATTCGTGCaccagaactttttttttttcacactctAAACTTTCTTCTCATCTGCTAACAGATTATTCTTGCTAACGCATAAGCCATCGTGGCTTACATTCTGTGTTGTAAAAACACTCACGATACACAACTACAGTTCCCTTGCTGTACTTTCCCCTAATTGTCCTACTGTCCCCTAACAAGCCAACGTGGATCGGGTTTGACAAAGTTGCACACCAAATATGCACACTCAACATAAACACAAAGCAGCATTGGTGCCTCTTAACTGTAACGAGAGTTTCACTCCTCTATTATTCTTTCACACTGCAAACAACTTCGGGTTGCAAACGTTCAAATGCAACAGCATTCTAACAGATCACAAACAGGTGCAACAAAATGTGGAAAATGCAATCAAGAACACCCTCGCACAAAATTGCAGATTTTCATGGAGAAGGACTGCAGACACCTCCTGCCCTCGGGCttgctatcccccccccccccccccaagttttTCGATTTCCAACATTGTACACAACAGTTGGGCTCCTGTGTGCAAGGGCCTCATTTCCTGTTTCAACGCTAGCACTGCACACAAACACGAACCACTAGCCAAAGAGAATTCATCAAGAAAATGCCACAATTGAGATTACATCAGTCCAGACGACTTGGACCCGCAAGTTTTATCACCACTGTGCGGAGCTGTAACCAGCCTGACGCACAGTATCACTGGTCAAGTCTGTGCTAGCTCAAGAAGTCTCAAGTCATCGGTCCTTGTTCTTCACAGAGTGCCGGTCACTTGTCACTGAAATGTACTTGCAACCGGCAGCCATCGGACAAAAACGTGTTTGCACACACCAGGTGGCCACAGAAGTCTTCTGGTGATGCTCAAACATCTTGTGTCACAGCTTCGTTACCAAGAGTGATGACGAATGCATGCGTGTGGCACGAAAGCAGCTCATGTTGTCTGTGCACCCACAGTAAAGCAGCCAAGCCATTATGAGAGTAATGCAATAATAGTCGTGCCACACGGGCACAAAAAAATTACGTTAACCGATTAATGCCTCAAGTTTCATGCCAGTCACGCGATGAAGCACAGACATAACGGTATCAAAATGCCATTTGAGGCACCGGTCTGTTCTAACAACTCATTCGACCGTGCAATGCGTACTCTGGCTTCCAGAGTTGGCTGCTACGGCGGCTATAGGAAGATACACTTTTTCTACAGTAAGCTGAAATAATTCTACATAAGATATCCTTAATGTTTTCAGTGTTACTTCCTGAACTTTAACCTGCTGTATATATTTTTTTGACTATATTAAGATTGCCAAACTTGCTGCATTCGCTGCAGCTATTGCCATAGCGACGTTTAGTGTCATTAAACGTGTGCATATGGCTGCAGCCTTAGATAGAACGACATTCAACAACTTGCAGTGCTATACTCTGAATATCAACTCTGACATTAATGAGTGGCACCGGTATAAACTGTCTTCCCAGCTCCAAACTAAATTCTCGAGGAGCTAatttctcaatgcaaattctctGTAGGAAATATAAGCCCACTTCAGTGTATTTCGACAATAATATTGTAGAGATGTCGGGTGTTGCAGCCCAAATATTGCAGTTAAGCAATTTGCATGATCACAAGTATGCAGACTTTTGATTTACTGCATTTTAATCACAGTGCTGTGTCACCAAAAATTTCGATTGTGGCCGATTACTGAAGAACCAAATTTTCCACCAGTGATCTTGGCATCAAACTCTCTGAAGTGCAGACACCTAAGGTTATGTGGTCTACATTAGCTACTTGTATAGAGATCAGGCTTCACAATAACATATCATACTACCCCCTTTGCAGAAGGCAAGGACACTTTGCCATAGTGCATAACCTATTTTTTTTAGTGCATGCCAATCACATTTATCATTTTGATATTGGGTTCTTGCTCAAATTTAATGCATTAAAAGGATTGTGCTAGTCCAAGTGGGACCATCCTCCTTCAATTCTGGCAGTCTGTAAAATGTTGCTGCAGGTAAGCACACACTGTGTTTAAACTGCAAGAGCAGCAGCCACACAGTTTCCTAAAACCTTTCAAACCTTGCAGCAGTAGTGTTGCCTGTAGTGTCAAAATTTACCTTGCCTAGAAAACTTCCAAGAAATTCTTGGCACAATCGTGGACAAGGCCTTACAAACAGGCTCCAGTTATTCGTGCATGCTTAACAAACGGGAAATATTTGAACGTCCACATTGTGTCTGTTCTGTTTTCGTTGGCAGATGCTTGCTGATCTTGGGAGCTGCTACCCAATGCCTAGACACTGAATTAACTGTACAACAGCGTAGCATCGCCGAACTATGAGCTTCGATGCCACCCAAAGCTGTTGTGGTGAACTGTCACTTATCAAAATGTTGTTTGAGTATTATCCCACGTGGGGACCGAGTATTGGACCTCTGCTTGCAAGATTTCAGCAAATCAGCCTTCTTTGTTTCACCCACCTCGTAGATATGTATAAAGCAGCAACAACGGGCAATTTACTATAATCTGCATGAAAACAGTGATCTGTAGACCTATAGGAATAACAATCATAAGAAAACAAGCACTGGCTACTTTCGACTACTGTTCATCCTTATAAGTGTCCAGAATTATGTAAGAGATCATCGCTGAACAATCCTTTACTATTCATTTATGGGTTTTCACATTATCAAATTGGAATTGCACGCCTATAGCACAATACGAGCAGGGTAGAAATACAGCCAGTCAAAAAATGACAATCACCGTATAGCCCTTCTGCGTTTATATGTGCAACAAATACAACGAAAGCCTAAAGCCTCGTACTACCCTTCAAGCCGGACCCACCACAGGGAATGCTGCACAGTGCCCAACAAAGTTGTCCCCGTCATAGCATTCAAGCTACCAAATATACACGCACTGTGTAGGACGCACTCGTCGTCAAGGCAGCTGCAAACATtgcaccttatttttttttctattaagaCTTCAATGTGGGCATACAGTACCATCTATCCATTGGTGTTGCAAGCATTAACAAACACCTGTGCTGCATTTGTAGTTGTAGAGAATCCAAAGTTTTCAAAAGACGAGCACTGTCCCTAATTTTGGACTGTCCACAAGTCGCCCGATATTCAGTTCATCAGGCCACAAAGGTTCGTTTCGGACTGCTGCACTTGTGAGACTAGGGCGAAATGACAGGTTGGCGCAGAACTCAGTTGGCACACCATCACAACACTTGGATTGCAGAGCTCTGGCTCCCGTAGACGACGGCACCGACAAAGTTGACGGCAGCAGCGAGCACAAACACCGGGAACCACCGACCGTGCGACTGCGTCACGAGCTCTGCCGTCAGTGGCCCGCACAGGATTCCGGGAATGGTTGCCTGCGTGAAACAGATGGCACTCGTGAGCTTCTGATTCTGCACTAGCCATATGGCTCTTGAACCAAAAAATGCATGGCACTGATCCATTTTTGCATGGGAGCTTCCTTGCCACCAGGACAAGCCAGGTTGCAGAGTCGGAAACTGACAATTTTACAAGTTTCGTCGACACATTCATTGAACAAGACAAGAATACATTCACTGAACAAGACAAGAAAACTCAACAGCACAGACACCTTTCCTTGTAAAGAGCAACTTTCATCTGTGATCCCAATGTTTGTAAGCCTTTTGCGGGCAGTTGCAATGTTCTCGTGTTGCTAGGTTGGGAGCACCAAATTCGGGCTGTTCAGAGTATCAATCCCCGTAAGGTGTGCTTGATGTGACGTCAGCATCGTCGGAAACTCGGTCATATGTGTTGCACGGTATGCCACCGTCGCACCAGTGCCACCTCTGCAGAATGTGCAACCACGTTGCCAAGGTCATACAGATTTGCAGGTCATAGATCCTCACCAGTGTGTTGCTGACGCCGAACGTAAGAGCTGCGTGAGCCGGCGCCACGTCGGCATGGTTGGCCAGGTGGCCCGCCGAGTTGCACGCCAGAAGGCCCATGGCACACGACACGATAAGCAGCGCCGATGCCAGGTTGCCCGCAGCTGCAAATGCGAGCAGACCTATTCCGGGCCCCAGCAGGCCAAGGCAGGAGGTGGCCAGCCGGCGTACAGCTAGGACGCTCCACTGGCGGCCAGCCAGCTCGGCTGCTCGGGCCGTCAGCAAGCCGCACAATGAGTTGCAGACGTACGGCAGCGCCGCCAGGCTGAGGTGGCCCGGCCCGGCAGACAGGGCGCGTACGAGGTACGTGGGAAGCCACTGCATGATGGTGTAGCTGGACCAGTTCATGGCGAAGTGGGCGATGTAGATGGCCCACAACGGCCAGTGGCTGATCAGCTCCAGCCAGTGTGGAGACGAcactgaaaaaacaaaaaaaaaagaaggaaagggtgGCAGAAATGATATGCTCGCTTATGAGAAACTAGTCCTTACTAACATCTTTGCATATGTGCAGCATATTTTTGCAAGCACCAAGCCATTTCGGGAAACTGGAAGCTGCACAATGTGTGCGTGGTATGCTATAATGTATGACAGTCACAAATAGTAAATGCTTAAGTTTCTGTTGCCCATGTCCTCCAGTCGGGTGGCTACATGCAAGCAAGAATGAAGGGTTTCTGCTTAGACCTATCAAGGTGCATGGCAGACAACTCTGCTTGAGCACTAGAATGAAGTTGGAGCTCTACTGGGCCCCATCATTCTACCTTGGTCACCACTCATCTTAGCCTAGGATGATCAACATTGTACAGCAAAGTCACCTGCCAAGGGGCATAATATCTTTCGGTCCATATCTCGTAATCAGGTGATTGGTGCAACTTTATATTTTCCTCCTGTGTTATTCGTACCTGCGTTCCCCTTGGCGGGCTCCTTGTACTGGGGTCCGTCCGGCTCGTCCCTATGAAGCAACATCCATGCGGCCGTCCACACGATTCCGAGCGCACCGAGCACGTAAAAGGCTCGGTGCCACTCCAGATGTGGACACACCAACGCAGCAGCCGTCTGTCCCGCGGCGCCCGCAGCCAGCACGCGGGCCACGGCACGAGTCCGCTCCTCGGGCACTGGCGCCGCCTGTCCCACCACGTGGAACATGCAGGGCAGCCCGAAGCCCTCGCCCAGGCCCAGCAGTGCacggcacagcagcagcagcggcagcgacGACGCCACGAGGGGCGTCACGAGCGTCGATGCCGACCAGAGCAGCACGGCGCCCGCCATGACGGTGCGGCCGCCGTAGCGCGAGGGTGCGCTCGAGCCCACCAACTGTGACGTGCAAAAAAGACGGTGAAAAGATGCGAAGCTCAGACATGTGTTGAATTAAGGTACCACAGGAGCGAGTTCATAGGCTGTGCACAGCAGAACGCCGGACAAACTGATCCAATACATCCAAGCCAAGCAGATTTGCCCCGCAGATCTGGTCTTCTGCAGACAGAATTCCAGGATGACGGTCAAAGAAATTTAATTCTGAACAATGTCGCGTATGATGCTCAACTGGAGGTTAACTTTTCAGTTA contains the following coding sequences:
- the LOC119432990 gene encoding sialin yields the protein MTRKSRTVALCCLANFVNAADRVLMPIAIVPISEQYHWSLLSQGWILSAFAVGYITSQLVGSSAPSRYGGRTVMAGAVLLWSASTLVTPLVASSLPLLLLCRALLGLGEGFGLPCMFHVVGQAAPVPEERTRAVARVLAAGAAGQTAAALVCPHLEWHRAFYVLGALGIVWTAAWMLLHRDEPDGPQYKEPAKGNAVSSPHWLELISHWPLWAIYIAHFAMNWSSYTIMQWLPTYLVRALSAGPGHLSLAALPYVCNSLCGLLTARAAELAGRQWSVLAVRRLATSCLGLLGPGIGLLAFAAAGNLASALLIVSCAMGLLACNSAGHLANHADVAPAHAALTFGVSNTLATIPGILCGPLTAELVTQSHGRWFPVFVLAAAVNFVGAVVYGSQSSAIQVL